The Clostridioides difficile genome has a segment encoding these proteins:
- a CDS encoding DUF655 domain-containing protein: protein MKKKVKFILLSIVCFLALSAIIINRLDIFKEDIYVVSKNNSPNKKTDKVEKVVKNEGNKSNKDNEKIDKNIQINKITIYISGAVNRPGIVTIESDKRLYDAVELLGGTTKEADLNGINLSLKLEDEQHYIIPKIGETISVTSNNDSNKSSLKNEPKNESESENNKNPSNESKVNINTATLEELDTLPGIGEATANKILQHREENGKFASIEDIKNVNGIGDKKYENLKDLIYTD, encoded by the coding sequence ATGAAAAAAAAGGTAAAATTTATTTTATTGTCCATTGTATGTTTTTTAGCATTATCAGCAATAATCATCAATCGGTTAGATATTTTTAAAGAGGATATTTATGTTGTAAGTAAAAATAATTCACCTAATAAAAAAACAGATAAGGTAGAAAAAGTAGTTAAAAATGAAGGGAATAAGAGTAATAAAGATAATGAGAAAATAGATAAAAATATTCAAATTAATAAGATAACGATATACATAAGTGGAGCAGTAAATAGACCAGGGATTGTAACTATAGAATCAGATAAGAGACTTTATGATGCTGTAGAATTACTAGGTGGAACAACAAAAGAAGCTGATTTAAATGGAATTAATTTATCATTAAAATTAGAAGATGAACAACATTACATAATACCTAAAATAGGAGAAACAATATCTGTTACAAGTAACAATGACTCTAATAAATCAAGTCTAAAAAATGAACCTAAAAATGAATCTGAAAGTGAAAATAATAAAAATCCATCTAATGAATCAAAAGTAAATATAAATACAGCAACACTAGAAGAACTAGATACTTTACCTGGAATTGGAGAGGCTACAGCTAATAAAATTTTACAACATAGAGAAGAAAATGGAAAATTTGCTTCAATTGAAGATATAAAAAATGTGAATGGTATAGGGGATAAAAAATACGAAAATCTAAAAGATTTAATTTATACAGACTAA
- the panC gene encoding pantoate--beta-alanine ligase, whose amino-acid sequence MLIKEIKSLRNIIKDWKKAGYSIGLVPTMGFLHEGHQSLIKKAVKENDKVVVSVFVNPTQFGPNEDFNSYPRDIEKDFKYCIDSGASVVFNPSLEEMYLKGSCTTINVSGLTDFLCGSKRPVHFGGVCLVVSKLLNIVTPDKAYFGEKDAQQLAVIKRMVKDLNIDTKIIGCPIVRENDGLAKSSRNTYLSKEERKTALVLNESLSLAKGELAKGNLDVKKIKELITSKINSEDSTKIDYVEIVDSETLQPVEQIENSVLVASAVFIGKTRLIDNFTFQFDI is encoded by the coding sequence ATGCTTATAAAAGAAATAAAATCACTAAGAAATATAATTAAAGATTGGAAAAAAGCTGGCTATTCTATAGGACTTGTTCCTACTATGGGATTTTTACATGAAGGACATCAAAGCCTTATTAAAAAAGCTGTAAAAGAAAATGATAAGGTAGTAGTAAGTGTATTTGTAAATCCAACTCAGTTTGGACCAAATGAAGATTTTAACAGCTATCCTAGGGATATAGAAAAAGATTTTAAATACTGTATAGATAGTGGTGCATCAGTAGTCTTTAATCCATCATTAGAAGAAATGTATTTGAAAGGCAGTTGTACTACTATAAATGTGTCTGGACTTACAGATTTTCTTTGTGGTTCTAAAAGACCTGTTCATTTTGGTGGTGTCTGTCTAGTTGTTTCAAAACTTCTGAATATAGTAACTCCTGATAAAGCTTATTTTGGAGAGAAAGATGCTCAACAATTAGCAGTAATTAAAAGGATGGTAAAAGATTTGAATATAGACACAAAAATAATAGGGTGTCCTATAGTTCGTGAAAATGATGGTTTAGCAAAAAGCTCAAGAAATACATATCTTTCAAAAGAAGAAAGAAAAACTGCTTTAGTTTTAAATGAAAGCTTAAGCTTAGCAAAAGGAGAACTGGCAAAGGGAAATCTAGATGTAAAAAAAATAAAAGAATTAATAACATCTAAAATAAATTCTGAAGATTCAACAAAAATAGATTATGTTGAAATTGTAGATAGCGAGACATTGCAACCTGTTGAACAGATAGAAAATTCTGTACTTGTAGCAAGTGCTGTTTTCATAGGAAAAACTAGATTAATTGATAACTTTACATTTCAATTTGATATATAG
- a CDS encoding D-alanyl-D-alanine carboxypeptidase: MKRNLSLLLICFLIFASFLGSSNISFADDEPAIVAKHAVLMDYETGKILYNKSGDSKLYPASTTKAWTACLVLKNVKDLNQVIEIKNLPQIEGSSMYLKEGEAFTVRQLLNALLIHSANDAAFVLARYVGGGDVQKFVDLMNSEAKDIGATGTHFNNPHGLPDPNHYTTAHDMALMAREAMNNDVFRQIVKTKSLKFEATKAYPYERYFVNTNKFLTSHDKITYKGQSIDIKYDIVDGIKTGYTDAAGKCLLSSAVKDGRRVIAAVFNSTNYDLYLDSRILIDYGFDNFKCATIVDKEKYTDTKKVLFTKQHELIYEPKHSYKITLGQNESQGDYNTKTELDKIDLPVKKGTKVGTLNVYNSGKLEKSIDLVAKNNLDSSLPFVTENKTVMISIKIIIAILVLLVIFIIASNIKKNNKRKSRGKRNMKK, translated from the coding sequence ATGAAAAGAAATTTATCGCTTTTATTAATCTGCTTCTTGATATTTGCTTCATTTTTAGGAAGTTCTAATATATCTTTTGCAGATGATGAACCAGCTATAGTTGCCAAACATGCCGTTTTAATGGACTATGAAACTGGAAAAATATTATATAATAAATCTGGAGATTCTAAGCTTTACCCAGCTTCAACAACTAAGGCATGGACAGCTTGTTTAGTTCTAAAAAATGTTAAGGATTTAAATCAAGTAATAGAAATTAAAAACTTACCTCAAATAGAGGGTTCTAGTATGTACTTGAAAGAAGGAGAAGCTTTTACTGTAAGACAATTATTGAATGCTCTTTTAATTCATTCTGCTAATGATGCTGCCTTTGTATTAGCTAGATATGTTGGTGGAGGAGATGTACAGAAATTTGTTGACCTTATGAATTCTGAAGCAAAAGATATTGGAGCTACTGGTACTCATTTTAACAATCCTCATGGACTGCCAGACCCAAATCATTACACTACAGCTCATGATATGGCTCTTATGGCTAGAGAAGCTATGAATAATGATGTGTTTAGACAAATTGTAAAAACTAAGTCACTTAAGTTTGAAGCTACAAAAGCATACCCTTATGAAAGATATTTTGTAAACACTAATAAATTTTTAACATCACATGATAAGATTACATATAAAGGTCAATCTATAGATATAAAATACGACATAGTCGATGGTATAAAAACAGGATATACTGATGCTGCTGGTAAATGTCTTTTATCTAGTGCAGTAAAAGATGGAAGAAGGGTCATTGCTGCTGTATTTAATTCAACTAATTACGATTTATATTTAGATTCACGCATCTTAATTGATTATGGATTTGATAATTTTAAATGTGCTACTATTGTTGATAAAGAAAAATATACTGATACTAAAAAAGTATTATTTACAAAACAACATGAATTAATTTATGAACCAAAACACAGTTATAAGATAACTTTAGGACAAAATGAATCTCAAGGTGACTACAATACTAAAACCGAACTAGATAAAATTGATTTACCTGTAAAAAAAGGTACTAAGGTTGGTACTTTAAATGTATACAATAGTGGTAAGCTAGAAAAGAGTATAGATTTAGTTGCAAAAAATAACCTCGATAGTAGTCTTCCATTTGTAACTGAAAATAAAACTGTGATGATTTCTATTAAAATTATTATAGCTATTTTAGTACTTTTAGTTATATTTATAATAGCTTCAAATATTAAAAAGAATAATAAAAGAAAGTCTAGAGGAAAAAGAAATATGAAAAAATAG
- a CDS encoding DUF2520 domain-containing protein, which yields MSKDYCVTGFYGRNQLSLLESTDLTKTKIYSNLKDIIYENDILFITTSDDSIEIIDKKLSKFNLKHKYICHTSGSLKSSILFCSKKAGALIYSVHPIFAFSNKNTDIKKMKDICFSIEGDNEKDDLFIQNFINSLGNQFFIRDKNTSSTYHVANVFVSNLVLSLLDVGVSYFIKLGLSEEEALKAINPLVKINIENILDNGLTKSLTGPVVRGDITPIKKHLSALDKKDEDIYKTLSLNLLKIIALENEDSLKCTKNISIENAVENLISKSEKYKEIYKILGGKNNEKYYDDF from the coding sequence TTGTCAAAAGATTATTGTGTAACAGGCTTTTATGGAAGAAATCAATTATCTTTATTAGAATCAACAGATTTAACAAAAACAAAGATTTATAGTAACTTGAAAGACATTATTTATGAAAATGATATATTATTTATTACAACATCAGATGATTCTATTGAAATCATAGACAAAAAACTTTCCAAATTTAATTTAAAACATAAATACATTTGCCACACAAGTGGTTCTTTAAAATCTAGTATATTGTTCTGTTCAAAAAAAGCAGGTGCATTAATTTATTCTGTCCATCCTATATTTGCATTTTCCAATAAAAATACTGATATTAAAAAAATGAAAGACATTTGTTTTTCCATAGAAGGCGATAATGAAAAAGATGATTTATTTATTCAAAACTTTATAAATAGCTTAGGAAATCAGTTTTTCATAAGAGATAAAAATACTTCATCTACTTATCATGTAGCCAATGTTTTTGTTTCAAATTTAGTGTTATCTTTACTAGATGTAGGAGTAAGTTACTTTATCAAATTGGGTTTATCTGAAGAAGAAGCTTTAAAAGCTATAAATCCTTTGGTCAAAATAAATATAGAAAATATACTTGATAATGGACTTACTAAATCCCTTACTGGACCTGTTGTTCGTGGGGATATAACACCAATAAAAAAACATTTATCAGCATTAGATAAAAAAGATGAAGATATTTACAAAACACTCTCCTTAAATCTACTAAAAATAATAGCCTTGGAAAATGAAGATTCATTAAAATGTACAAAAAATATTTCTATAGAAAATGCAGTCGAAAATTTAATAAGCAAATCTGAAAAATACAAAGAGATTTACAAAATTTTAGGAGGAAAAAACAATGAAAAATACTATGATGACTTTTAA
- the selA gene encoding L-seryl-tRNA(Sec) selenium transferase → MLPSVDEVLSDNRIVEIIEEYPRSLVLESVREVIDFKRQFILRLKEDASNSVTIEFDEIIESAIERVKLNYSLSLKKVINATGTVIHTNLGRSLLSEDIKDELWCAASRYSNLEYDLDNGERGSRYSHLTNTIKRLTGAEDVLVVNNNAAAVLLVLSTMAKGGEAIVSRGELVEVGGSFRIPSIMALSGAELVEIGSTNKTHLKDYKEAITEETNVLMKVHTSNYRIMGFTESVSIEELVNLGKKYKLPVIEDLGSGVFIDLSKYGLSYEPTVLDSIKQGADVVTFSGDKMLGGPQAGIIVGKKEYIERMKKNQLTRALRVDKLTICALEATLRMYLDETKAVENIPTLKMLTYKIEELEAKADKLFKKITTLNLNAKINIEDGFSQVGGGSMPLETIATKVITITPEHINVSSLEKKLRLSEAHIIARVYDNKYVLDVRTIFDDEFDVVVEELRKAFN, encoded by the coding sequence ATGTTACCTTCAGTTGATGAAGTATTAAGTGATAATAGGATAGTAGAAATAATAGAGGAATATCCTAGAAGCTTAGTTTTAGAATCTGTAAGAGAAGTGATAGACTTTAAGAGACAATTTATATTAAGATTAAAAGAGGATGCGTCTAATTCTGTAACAATAGAATTTGATGAAATAATAGAGTCTGCAATAGAGAGAGTTAAACTAAATTACTCATTATCATTAAAAAAAGTTATAAATGCAACTGGTACAGTTATTCATACAAACTTGGGGAGGTCTTTACTTAGTGAAGATATAAAAGATGAATTATGGTGTGCTGCTTCAAGGTATTCAAACTTAGAATATGATTTAGATAATGGAGAAAGAGGTTCAAGATATTCTCATTTAACCAATACAATAAAAAGACTTACTGGCGCAGAAGACGTACTAGTTGTAAATAATAATGCAGCAGCAGTACTTCTTGTACTTAGTACAATGGCCAAAGGAGGAGAAGCAATTGTATCACGTGGAGAGTTAGTGGAAGTAGGAGGTTCTTTCAGAATTCCAAGTATAATGGCTCTTAGTGGTGCAGAATTAGTGGAAATAGGTTCAACTAATAAGACACACTTAAAAGATTATAAAGAAGCCATTACAGAAGAAACTAATGTATTGATGAAAGTTCATACAAGTAACTATAGAATTATGGGATTTACAGAAAGTGTATCTATAGAAGAACTAGTTAATTTGGGTAAAAAATATAAGTTGCCTGTAATAGAAGACCTAGGAAGTGGAGTATTTATAGATTTATCAAAATATGGATTATCTTATGAACCAACTGTATTAGATTCTATAAAACAAGGTGCTGATGTAGTTACTTTTAGTGGAGATAAAATGCTTGGTGGACCACAAGCAGGTATTATAGTTGGGAAAAAAGAGTATATAGAAAGAATGAAGAAAAATCAGCTTACTAGAGCTCTTAGAGTTGATAAGCTTACAATATGTGCCCTTGAAGCAACTTTAAGGATGTACCTAGATGAAACAAAGGCTGTGGAAAACATACCTACTTTAAAAATGTTGACATATAAAATTGAAGAATTAGAAGCAAAAGCAGATAAATTATTTAAAAAAATAACTACATTGAATCTAAATGCTAAAATAAACATAGAAGATGGATTTTCTCAGGTAGGAGGAGGGTCTATGCCTCTTGAAACGATAGCCACAAAGGTAATAACAATAACTCCTGAACATATAAATGTATCATCTTTAGAAAAAAAATTAAGACTTAGTGAAGCTCATATAATAGCTAGAGTGTATGATAATAAATATGTTTTAGATGTAAGAACTATATTTGATGATGAATTTGATGTAGTAGTTGAGGAACTAAGAAAAGCCTTTAATTAA
- the argH gene encoding argininosuccinate lyase codes for MKLWGGRFRKAENQLMEEFNKSFGYDCVLYKKDIEGSIAHVHMQVKCGLLTEEEGKTITEGLKGILEDVENGKLALDGEYEDIHSFTEINLIQRIGDVGKKLHTARSRNDQVAVDMRLYAKEKASDLVELISGFKSTIKDVADKNSVMMPGYTHLQRAQVVTFKHHLMAYYSMFDRDEKRIKNAIEILDESPLGCGALAGTTHDIDRNITCEQLGFKKVVDNFMDGVSDRDYLLELMSDFSIIMMHLSRLSEELILWSSQEFGFVEIDDLYTTGSSIMPQKKNPDGAELIRGKTGRVYGNLFGLFTVMKGIPLAYNKDMQEDKEGFFDSVHTLEMCIQIMERMIATLKVNEDKMKQAVKNGFLNATEVADYLVKNNVAFRDAHGIVGSIVIYCEDNKKAIEDLTLEELHKFSDTFKEDIYDFIDYESILNKGIKKNLK; via the coding sequence ATGAAATTATGGGGTGGACGCTTTAGAAAAGCTGAAAATCAACTTATGGAAGAATTTAATAAGTCTTTTGGGTATGACTGTGTACTGTACAAAAAAGATATTGAAGGAAGTATAGCACATGTACACATGCAAGTAAAATGTGGTCTTTTAACAGAAGAAGAAGGAAAGACTATAACAGAAGGACTGAAAGGAATACTTGAAGATGTAGAAAATGGAAAGTTAGCATTAGATGGAGAATATGAAGATATACATAGCTTTACTGAGATAAACTTAATTCAAAGAATAGGTGATGTTGGGAAAAAACTTCATACAGCACGTAGCAGAAATGACCAAGTTGCAGTTGATATGAGATTATATGCCAAAGAGAAGGCTAGTGATTTAGTAGAGTTAATATCTGGATTTAAATCAACTATAAAAGATGTTGCTGATAAAAACTCAGTAATGATGCCAGGATATACTCATCTTCAAAGAGCACAAGTAGTAACTTTTAAACATCATTTGATGGCATATTATAGTATGTTTGATAGAGATGAGAAAAGAATAAAAAATGCTATAGAAATATTAGATGAATCACCTTTAGGTTGTGGAGCTTTAGCAGGAACTACACATGATATAGATAGAAATATAACTTGTGAGCAATTAGGATTTAAAAAAGTTGTAGATAATTTTATGGATGGTGTAAGTGATAGGGACTATTTATTAGAACTAATGAGTGATTTTTCAATTATAATGATGCATTTAAGTAGACTTAGTGAAGAATTGATACTTTGGAGTTCTCAAGAATTTGGGTTTGTTGAAATAGATGATTTGTATACTACTGGAAGTAGTATAATGCCTCAAAAGAAAAATCCTGATGGAGCAGAGCTTATAAGAGGTAAGACTGGTAGAGTATATGGAAATTTATTTGGTCTTTTTACAGTGATGAAAGGTATACCACTAGCTTATAACAAAGATATGCAAGAAGATAAGGAAGGATTCTTTGATAGTGTGCATACTCTTGAAATGTGTATACAAATAATGGAAAGAATGATAGCTACATTAAAGGTAAATGAAGATAAGATGAAACAAGCAGTTAAAAATGGCTTTTTAAATGCTACAGAAGTTGCTGACTATTTAGTTAAAAATAATGTTGCTTTTAGAGATGCACATGGAATAGTTGGAAGTATTGTGATATATTGTGAAGACAATAAAAAGGCAATAGAAGATTTAACACTAGAAGAATTACATAAGTTTTCAGATACATTTAAGGAAGATATTTATGACTTTATTGACTATGAAAGTATATTAAACAAGGGAATAAAAAAGAATTTAAAATAA
- a CDS encoding DUF2325 domain-containing protein gives MNLLVIGGHERMEKDYMVMAKKKGYKTKVYTTMSSKLNNSIGKPDAVVILTSTVSHKMSRTVESQAKKQDILIVRHKNSSKVAFNECLDMVDECLGNCSKCKLNDKQKQKHT, from the coding sequence ATGAACTTATTAGTGATTGGTGGCCATGAAAGAATGGAAAAAGATTATATGGTTATGGCCAAGAAAAAAGGTTATAAAACAAAAGTATATACTACTATGTCATCTAAATTAAATAACTCTATAGGAAAACCTGATGCCGTTGTTATACTTACATCAACGGTTTCGCATAAGATGTCTAGAACAGTTGAGTCTCAGGCTAAAAAACAAGATATACTAATTGTAAGACATAAAAATAGTAGTAAAGTAGCATTTAATGAATGTCTAGATATGGTTGATGAATGTCTAGGAAACTGTTCAAAATGTAAACTTAATGATAAGCAGAAACAGAAACATACATAA
- the selD gene encoding selenide, water dikinase SelD, with translation MKKEQKKLTEMTTAGGUAAKIGPEVLASVLSQLPKNDNIENLLVGLDTADDAAVYKLNDDMALIQTLDFFTPMVDDPFVFGQIAASNSLSDVYAMGGKPLVAMNIVCFPSCHDMDVLAEILKGGFDKVKESGALLVGGHTVDDQEPKYGLSVSGTVNPNKVLSNATAKPGDKLVITKPIGVGVLNTAMKEGMVEQRICDKVVEIMIHLNKYAAMSFDKIDVNSVTDITGFGLLGHALEMAKASEVSIEIDSKHVPIIESAIEIAEMGIIPAGMYKNMHYVSKDVEVVGDVEVAVQDILYDPQTSGGLLISVKEELAEELVRDMKLNGAIEAKIIGSVVKKGEKYIKVL, from the coding sequence ATGAAGAAGGAACAAAAAAAACTTACAGAGATGACAACAGCAGGTGGCTGAGCAGCTAAAATAGGGCCAGAGGTTCTGGCATCAGTTTTATCTCAACTACCTAAAAATGATAATATAGAAAATTTATTAGTAGGATTAGATACAGCAGATGATGCTGCTGTATATAAATTAAATGATGATATGGCACTTATTCAAACTCTGGATTTCTTTACACCAATGGTAGATGATCCATTTGTGTTTGGTCAAATTGCTGCATCAAATTCACTATCAGATGTATATGCCATGGGAGGAAAGCCTTTGGTTGCAATGAATATTGTTTGCTTTCCATCATGTCATGATATGGATGTACTTGCAGAAATATTAAAAGGTGGATTCGATAAAGTAAAAGAAAGTGGAGCACTATTAGTAGGAGGGCATACTGTAGATGACCAAGAACCTAAATATGGTCTTTCAGTTTCTGGAACTGTAAATCCAAATAAAGTTTTATCAAATGCTACTGCAAAGCCTGGTGATAAGTTAGTTATAACAAAGCCAATTGGTGTGGGTGTACTAAATACAGCCATGAAAGAAGGTATGGTAGAACAACGTATATGTGACAAAGTAGTAGAAATAATGATACATTTAAATAAATATGCAGCAATGAGTTTTGATAAAATTGATGTAAATTCAGTTACAGATATCACTGGGTTTGGTTTACTTGGACATGCTTTAGAAATGGCTAAAGCTTCTGAGGTGAGTATCGAAATTGATTCAAAACATGTTCCAATTATTGAGAGTGCTATAGAAATAGCTGAAATGGGAATCATACCTGCTGGAATGTATAAAAACATGCATTATGTATCAAAGGATGTAGAAGTTGTAGGAGATGTAGAAGTTGCAGTTCAAGATATTTTATATGACCCACAAACTTCTGGAGGGTTATTGATTTCTGTAAAAGAAGAACTAGCAGAAGAACTTGTAAGAGATATGAAGTTAAATGGAGCAATAGAAGCAAAAATCATAGGTTCTGTAGTTAAAAAAGGGGAAAAATATATTAAAGTTTTATAA
- the panB gene encoding 3-methyl-2-oxobutanoate hydroxymethyltransferase, with protein sequence MKNTMMTFKNAKSEGRKLSMLTAYDYSMAKIMDECNINGILIGDSLGMVVKGEENTLSVTIDEIIYHTKAVKNGAKNALIVSDMPFLSYHVSIEDAVKNAGRLVKEGGAHAVKLEGGSNVIEQIKNIVNAQIPVMGHLGLTPQSVNSFGGFKVQGNTSETAKQLIEDAKLIEKAGAFSIVLEGVPAKIAEMVTNSISIPTIGIGAGINCDGQILVYQDMLGMFGDFVPKFVKQYANIGDIMKDSIKKYILEVETGAFPQEKHSFSINESELEKLY encoded by the coding sequence ATGAAAAATACTATGATGACTTTTAAAAATGCTAAAAGTGAAGGAAGGAAGCTATCTATGCTTACTGCTTATGATTACTCAATGGCAAAAATAATGGATGAATGTAACATAAATGGTATTTTAATAGGAGATTCATTAGGAATGGTCGTAAAAGGTGAAGAAAATACTCTATCTGTTACTATAGATGAAATTATATATCATACAAAAGCTGTAAAAAATGGTGCAAAAAATGCCTTAATCGTAAGTGATATGCCATTTCTATCTTACCATGTTTCAATAGAAGATGCTGTTAAAAATGCTGGTAGACTTGTAAAAGAAGGTGGGGCACATGCTGTAAAATTAGAAGGTGGCTCAAACGTTATAGAACAAATAAAAAACATTGTAAATGCTCAAATACCTGTAATGGGCCATTTAGGACTAACACCTCAATCTGTAAATTCATTTGGTGGATTTAAGGTTCAAGGAAATACTAGTGAAACAGCAAAACAACTTATTGAAGATGCTAAATTAATAGAAAAAGCAGGAGCATTTTCTATTGTCCTTGAAGGAGTTCCTGCTAAAATAGCTGAGATGGTGACTAATTCTATTTCAATTCCTACAATAGGGATAGGGGCAGGAATTAATTGTGATGGTCAAATTTTAGTTTATCAAGATATGTTGGGGATGTTTGGAGATTTTGTACCTAAATTTGTAAAGCAATACGCAAATATAGGAGATATAATGAAAGATTCAATTAAAAAGTACATACTAGAAGTTGAAACTGGTGCATTTCCACAAGAAAAACATAGCTTTTCAATAAATGAATCTGAATTAGAAAAATTATACTAA
- a CDS encoding histidinol-phosphate aminotransferase family protein, with translation MKLRINKAIEMQLKKSYAIESGHCENVFEIDCGEGINTVSFSNKAVEAFNALEFDMIRGYPHSINLKDNIIDYWKDFTTLTTDRICLADGSIHVIYLLNRLFIEKGDKVLGYSPQFSEYETDIKMHGATYDYVLLKKEDNFKFNEKEFIEKINSEYKVIYIDNPNNPTGQIIPLSTIENIVKEAAKYDIAVMVDEAYGEYMPKENSAVKLLNDYDNVIVLKTFSKGFGLAGLRAGYAVLPEQLVNPIKKISTPYEVSELSRSIAANLLDDVQFIEELKEKTKAIKNQLLIPWKNLNIAETNDTVSIMTVEHKNKDIDLQQEFAKLKIRVVSGSDFTGLDKNFIRFRMPEEKELPEVIKAFQIIDNLE, from the coding sequence ATGAAATTAAGAATTAACAAAGCTATTGAAATGCAATTGAAAAAAAGTTATGCCATAGAATCTGGTCATTGCGAAAATGTATTTGAGATAGATTGTGGCGAAGGTATAAATACAGTATCTTTCTCAAATAAAGCTGTAGAAGCTTTTAATGCTTTAGAATTTGATATGATAAGAGGGTACCCTCATTCAATTAATCTAAAAGACAATATAATTGATTACTGGAAAGACTTCACAACACTAACTACTGATAGAATTTGTCTCGCTGATGGTTCTATACATGTTATTTATCTTTTAAATAGATTATTTATTGAAAAAGGAGATAAAGTTTTAGGATATTCACCTCAATTTTCAGAATACGAAACAGACATAAAAATGCATGGAGCTACTTATGACTATGTTCTTTTAAAGAAAGAAGATAATTTCAAGTTTAATGAAAAAGAATTTATTGAAAAAATAAATTCAGAATATAAAGTAATTTACATAGATAACCCAAATAATCCTACTGGACAAATTATACCTCTATCAACAATTGAAAATATAGTAAAAGAGGCAGCAAAATATGATATAGCTGTTATGGTAGATGAGGCTTATGGCGAATATATGCCAAAAGAAAATTCAGCTGTAAAACTTTTAAATGATTATGACAATGTAATTGTATTAAAAACATTTTCAAAAGGCTTTGGGTTGGCAGGACTAAGAGCAGGATATGCAGTTCTTCCTGAACAACTTGTTAATCCTATTAAAAAGATTTCTACTCCTTATGAAGTATCTGAACTATCTCGTAGTATTGCAGCTAATTTATTAGATGATGTTCAATTTATAGAAGAGTTAAAAGAAAAAACAAAAGCTATAAAAAATCAATTGTTGATTCCTTGGAAAAATCTTAACATAGCTGAAACTAATGATACTGTATCTATAATGACAGTTGAACATAAAAACAAAGATATAGATTTACAACAAGAATTTGCAAAATTAAAAATAAGAGTTGTATCTGGTAGCGATTTTACTGGACTAGATAAAAACTTTATAAGATTTAGAATGCCTGAAGAAAAGGAACTTCCAGAAGTTATAAAAGCATTCCAAATAATCGATAACTTAGAATAA
- a CDS encoding Cof-type HAD-IIB family hydrolase, translated as MGYKLIVTDMDGTLLGNNHKVTDENKTALQKVIESGINVTLATGRAFDSAKCNVDFLKEDMPIIACNGSLIREQNGNIIYSNKIDTKTCLDILDVLDKYNIYYQCNSIDSMLSKKIEGREDRISVFLGSETEVIVRDDLREEISKNDILKFVIIEEKNIEILDDIRKELEKVQGIKITSSWPNNIEVMNTGVDKGNAVKILAEKMNIAREDIIAFGDNYNDIEMIKFAGLGVAMGNAEELIKQEADYVTASNQESGVAKAIYKFFELKESLSS; from the coding sequence ATGGGATATAAATTGATTGTAACAGATATGGATGGAACTTTATTGGGAAATAACCATAAAGTTACAGATGAAAATAAAACTGCACTACAAAAAGTTATTGAAAGTGGTATCAATGTAACTTTAGCAACAGGGAGAGCTTTCGATTCAGCTAAATGCAATGTAGATTTTCTTAAAGAAGATATGCCAATAATAGCTTGTAATGGTTCATTGATAAGGGAGCAAAATGGAAATATAATATATTCAAATAAAATTGATACAAAAACATGTCTAGATATTTTAGATGTACTAGACAAATATAATATTTACTACCAATGTAATAGTATAGATTCTATGCTTTCAAAAAAAATAGAAGGACGTGAAGATAGAATAAGTGTATTTTTGGGCTCTGAAACAGAAGTCATTGTAAGAGATGATTTAAGAGAAGAGATTTCTAAAAATGATATATTAAAGTTTGTAATCATAGAAGAAAAAAATATAGAGATTTTGGATGATATAAGAAAAGAATTAGAAAAGGTTCAAGGAATAAAAATAACTTCTTCTTGGCCAAATAATATTGAAGTTATGAATACTGGTGTTGATAAAGGTAATGCAGTTAAAATTTTGGCTGAAAAAATGAATATAGCTAGAGAAGATATAATTGCATTTGGAGATAATTACAATGATATAGAAATGATAAAATTTGCTGGTCTTGGTGTAGCTATGGGAAATGCAGAAGAATTGATTAAACAAGAGGCTGATTATGTGACAGCTAGCAATCAAGAGAGTGGAGTTGCAAAAGCAATTTATAAGTTTTTTGAGTTAAAAGAGTCACTTAGTTCGTAA